A genomic region of Halopelagius longus contains the following coding sequences:
- a CDS encoding HVO_2523 family zinc finger protein has protein sequence MDQTGRPCPLCGESMHRRHCKYVCPQHGVVYDCSDTFW, from the coding sequence ATGGACCAGACGGGTCGCCCCTGTCCGCTCTGCGGCGAGTCGATGCACCGCCGCCACTGCAAGTACGTCTGCCCGCAACACGGCGTCGTCTACGACTGCAGCGACACGTTCTGGTGA
- a CDS encoding phytoene/squalene synthase family protein, with translation MVRRDHVRRSKEIQRRTGKTFYLATRVLPRRVRRATYVLYAFFRVADEIVDDAAGATPAEQRAELERLRAAALGRRDTDDPVLSAFADLREEYGVRESDVNAFVDAMLSDVSTGRYETYEQLESYMDGSAAAVGRMMTTIMDPGGAAVERARPHATALGEAFQMSNFLRDVREDVVELDRIYLPRETLDRHGVSEAQLRSFDCDENFRAAMREEMRRTERLYRTGVAGIEYLPEDCQFAVLLSAVLYADHHREIRRRDYDVLSETPSLSTRRKLLLLAKTRAYWAVESDPVAVFRAVSAVTYPEQADPTGREHGPSNPGPAWSLGAPCVLGRRVADWVQYLTRSE, from the coding sequence ATGGTGAGACGGGACCACGTCAGACGGAGCAAGGAGATACAGCGCAGGACCGGAAAGACGTTTTACCTCGCGACGCGCGTCCTCCCGCGGCGCGTGAGGCGCGCGACGTACGTGCTGTACGCGTTTTTCAGAGTCGCCGACGAAATCGTAGACGACGCCGCCGGCGCGACGCCCGCCGAACAACGGGCGGAGTTAGAGCGACTCCGCGCGGCGGCCCTCGGACGGCGCGACACCGACGACCCGGTGCTCTCGGCGTTCGCGGACCTCCGCGAGGAGTACGGCGTACGGGAGTCGGACGTGAACGCGTTCGTCGACGCGATGCTGTCCGACGTCTCGACGGGTCGCTACGAGACGTACGAGCAACTGGAGTCGTACATGGACGGGTCGGCGGCGGCCGTCGGTCGGATGATGACGACCATCATGGACCCCGGCGGGGCGGCGGTCGAACGGGCGCGCCCGCACGCGACGGCCCTCGGCGAGGCGTTCCAGATGTCGAACTTCCTGCGCGACGTGCGGGAGGACGTCGTCGAACTCGACCGGATATACCTCCCGAGGGAGACGCTCGACCGACACGGCGTCTCGGAGGCGCAACTGCGGTCGTTCGACTGCGACGAGAACTTTCGGGCGGCGATGCGCGAGGAGATGCGCCGCACCGAACGGTTGTACCGAACGGGCGTCGCGGGCATCGAGTACCTCCCGGAGGACTGCCAGTTCGCGGTCCTACTCTCGGCGGTGCTGTACGCCGACCACCACCGAGAGATTCGGCGGCGAGACTACGACGTCCTCTCGGAGACGCCGTCGCTTTCGACCCGCCGGAAACTCCTGTTGCTCGCGAAGACGCGAGCGTACTGGGCCGTCGAGAGCGACCCCGTGGCCGTGTTTCGGGCGGTGAGCGCCGTCACCTACCCCGAGCAGGCCGACCCGACGGGACGCGAACACGGCCCGTCGAACCCCGGACCGGCGTGGTCGCTCGGCGCACCGTGCGTCCTCGGCAGGCGAGTGGCGGATTGGGTCCAGTACCTCACCAGAAGCGAGTAA
- the cruF gene encoding bisanhydrobacterioruberin hydratase, translating into MGESGLTLWGGLPRTRAEWEDRLDRLVRENRFTISVFFPLNGAILLVASAEGLLPDPLAFNAALVLLGTVVMRAPLLVGALPATDRRAATGVGLLTLYAYGIESVGVRTGVPYGEFFYGVELGPTVGGVPLGLPVFFIPLVMNAYLLCLLLLGERAENGAVRLVAVIAAVVAMDLVLDPGAVALGFWVYPGGGAFYGVPLSNYAGWLLSAAVAVVALDWAYDRRALLSRLENCEFMLDDMVSFVILWGAINAWFGNWAAVAVAAAFGVGLLKTERFDARLLRVRR; encoded by the coding sequence ATGGGTGAGTCGGGACTGACGCTCTGGGGGGGACTGCCGCGGACGCGCGCGGAGTGGGAGGACCGGTTGGACCGCCTCGTCCGCGAGAACCGCTTCACCATCTCGGTGTTCTTCCCGCTGAACGGCGCGATTCTGCTCGTCGCGAGCGCCGAGGGCCTCCTGCCGGACCCCCTCGCGTTCAACGCCGCCCTCGTGTTGCTCGGGACCGTCGTGATGCGCGCTCCCTTGCTCGTCGGTGCGCTTCCCGCCACCGACCGCCGGGCGGCGACGGGCGTCGGACTCCTGACGCTGTACGCCTACGGTATCGAGTCCGTCGGCGTCCGAACCGGCGTTCCGTACGGGGAGTTCTTCTACGGCGTCGAACTCGGGCCGACGGTCGGCGGCGTCCCCCTCGGCCTCCCCGTGTTCTTCATTCCGTTGGTGATGAACGCCTACCTGCTCTGTCTGTTGCTCCTCGGCGAACGCGCCGAGAACGGGGCGGTTCGACTCGTCGCCGTCATTGCGGCGGTAGTGGCGATGGACCTCGTCTTAGACCCCGGCGCGGTGGCCCTCGGCTTCTGGGTGTACCCCGGCGGGGGCGCGTTCTACGGCGTCCCCCTCTCGAACTACGCGGGGTGGCTTCTGAGCGCCGCCGTCGCCGTCGTCGCCCTCGATTGGGCGTACGACCGCCGCGCCCTCCTCTCGCGACTCGAAAACTGCGAGTTCATGCTCGACGACATGGTGTCGTTCGTCATCCTCTGGGGCGCGATAAACGCGTGGTTCGGCAACTGGGCGGCCGTCGCCGTCGCCGCCGCCTTCGGCGTCGGACTGCTGAAGACAGAGCGGTTCGACGCGCGACTGCTCCGGGTGCGGCGGTGA
- a CDS encoding prenyltransferase, with protein MSDPGRLRYLLALSRPRFWLYLAGPVLVGVAFAAESVADLVTPGTAVAFAYFLLPANVYLYGVNDAFDAEIDAANPKKDDREARWRGDPSVAAVVVACGLLGAATFLALPRVAWPYLAGFFFLGTEYSAPPLRFKTTPFLDSLSNGLYILPGAAAFAAVAGTHPPVAALVGAWFWAMGMHTFSAIPDVEPDREAGVRTTATFLGETRTYAYCLACWLAAAAAFALVDVRLGALLSAYPVAVFAVFRSGVDVERAYWWYPALNTVVGATLTLGALWRLVNG; from the coding sequence ATGAGCGACCCCGGCCGGCTCCGGTACCTGCTCGCGCTCTCTCGGCCGCGCTTTTGGCTCTACCTCGCGGGCCCCGTCCTCGTCGGCGTCGCGTTCGCCGCCGAGAGCGTCGCCGACCTGGTTACCCCCGGCACCGCCGTCGCGTTCGCGTACTTCCTCCTGCCGGCGAACGTCTACCTCTACGGCGTCAACGACGCCTTCGACGCGGAGATAGACGCCGCGAACCCGAAGAAAGACGACCGGGAGGCGCGGTGGCGCGGCGACCCGTCCGTCGCGGCCGTCGTCGTCGCCTGCGGACTCCTCGGCGCGGCGACGTTCCTCGCCCTCCCGCGAGTCGCGTGGCCGTACCTCGCGGGCTTCTTCTTCCTCGGGACGGAGTACAGCGCACCTCCGCTCCGGTTCAAGACGACGCCGTTCCTCGACTCGCTCTCGAACGGTCTCTACATCTTGCCGGGGGCCGCCGCGTTCGCCGCCGTCGCCGGGACGCACCCGCCCGTCGCCGCCCTCGTCGGCGCGTGGTTCTGGGCGATGGGGATGCACACGTTCTCGGCGATTCCGGACGTCGAACCGGACCGCGAGGCGGGCGTTCGGACGACGGCGACGTTCCTCGGGGAGACGCGGACGTACGCGTACTGTCTCGCCTGTTGGCTCGCCGCCGCCGCCGCGTTCGCCCTCGTGGACGTTCGCCTCGGCGCACTCCTCTCTGCGTACCCCGTCGCCGTCTTCGCCGTCTTCCGGTCGGGGGTCGACGTCGAACGGGCGTACTGGTGGTACCCCGCGTTGAACACCGTCGTCGGGGCGACGCTCACCCTCGGCGCACTCTGGAGGTTGGTCAATGGGTGA
- a CDS encoding phytoene desaturase family protein, giving the protein MNSVSDLRSLADSSVVVVGGGFGGLSTACYLADAGADVTLVEKNEQLGGRASRLERDGFRFDMGPSWYLMPDVFEDFFGRFDRTPSDYYELTQLDPHYRIFFKDGDRVDVVPDLEANKETFESYEPGAGEKLAEYLRKSERNYEIGMEHFVYEDRTALSDYLDLNVAKNAWGLSLVGSMQDHVERYFDHPKLQQIMQYTLVFLGGAPNNTPALYNLMSHVDFNMGVYYPEGGIGGVVDGIAELGEELGVTFRTNAPVSEIRGREGAFVVRTEGSEEFYADYVVSDADYRHTEMELLPPEKRQYDEAYWESRTYAPSAFLLYLGVEGDVEPLAHHTLVLPPDWNDHFETIFEEPSWPEDPAYYLCVPSKTDDDVAPEGHSTLFALVPVAAGLEDTPERREQFRELVLSDIEENTGVELRDRIVFEETFSVDDFTERYNSTKGTALGLAHTLRQTSLFRPPHRSKAVEGLYFTGSFTTPGIGVPMCLISGQLTAESMAERVGRE; this is encoded by the coding sequence ATGAACTCCGTCTCGGACCTCCGTTCGCTCGCCGACTCCTCCGTCGTCGTCGTGGGCGGGGGGTTCGGCGGCCTCTCTACGGCGTGTTACCTCGCGGACGCCGGCGCGGACGTGACCCTCGTGGAGAAAAACGAGCAGTTGGGCGGGCGCGCCAGCAGACTCGAACGCGACGGGTTCCGGTTCGACATGGGGCCGTCGTGGTACCTGATGCCCGACGTGTTCGAGGACTTCTTCGGCAGGTTCGACCGGACGCCGTCGGACTACTACGAGCTGACGCAACTCGACCCCCACTACCGCATCTTCTTCAAGGACGGCGACAGGGTGGACGTGGTCCCCGATTTGGAGGCGAACAAGGAGACGTTCGAGTCGTACGAACCCGGCGCGGGCGAGAAACTGGCGGAGTACCTCCGGAAGTCCGAACGGAACTACGAGATAGGGATGGAACACTTCGTCTACGAGGACCGGACGGCCCTCTCGGACTATCTCGACCTGAACGTGGCGAAGAACGCGTGGGGACTGTCGCTCGTGGGGTCGATGCAGGACCACGTCGAACGCTACTTCGACCACCCCAAACTCCAGCAGATAATGCAGTACACCCTCGTCTTCCTCGGGGGCGCGCCGAACAACACGCCGGCGCTGTACAACCTGATGAGCCACGTCGATTTCAACATGGGCGTCTACTACCCCGAGGGCGGCATCGGCGGCGTCGTGGACGGCATCGCCGAACTCGGCGAGGAACTCGGCGTGACGTTCCGGACGAACGCCCCCGTCTCGGAGATTCGCGGCCGCGAGGGCGCGTTCGTCGTCCGAACGGAGGGCAGCGAGGAGTTCTACGCCGACTACGTCGTCAGCGACGCCGACTACCGCCACACGGAGATGGAACTGCTCCCGCCGGAGAAGCGCCAGTACGACGAGGCGTACTGGGAGTCGCGGACGTACGCCCCCTCCGCCTTCCTCCTCTATCTCGGCGTCGAGGGCGACGTCGAACCCCTCGCACACCACACGCTCGTCCTCCCGCCGGACTGGAACGACCACTTCGAGACGATATTCGAAGAGCCCTCGTGGCCCGAGGACCCCGCGTACTACCTCTGCGTCCCCTCGAAGACGGACGACGACGTCGCGCCGGAGGGCCACAGCACACTCTTCGCACTCGTCCCCGTCGCCGCCGGACTGGAGGACACGCCCGAACGGCGCGAACAGTTCCGCGAACTCGTCCTCTCTGACATCGAAGAGAACACGGGCGTCGAGTTGCGGGACCGCATCGTCTTCGAGGAGACGTTCTCCGTCGACGACTTCACAGAGCGCTACAACAGCACGAAGGGGACGGCGCTCGGGTTGGCCCACACGCTCCGGCAGACGTCTCTGTTCCGCCCGCCGCACCGGTCGAAGGCGGTGGAGGGGTTGTACTTCACCGGGTCGTTCACGACGCCCGGGATCGGCGTGCCGATGTGCCTCATAAGCGGGCAACTGACCGCCGAGTCGATGGCGGAACGCGTCGGGCGAGAATGA
- a CDS encoding ZIP family metal transporter, whose product MNRISRLGLLATAVLAALSVYAAVTESWKLLGISWVAFLAMALAAPLGARAVGEQANALVWGYGLASGAMVTSAAVFLVPQAIGQHPQWGGFGIAFGLLAGFASHTIGHRLAHMDLPMDRTVAELSAHAFSAGAIIGIIYGNMPELGPLLGVAIVSHKGPAGYAAARRLVAADRPVSVLLVPASGVGVAAILSSTIAIPAAAPIRGLVFGFAAGVFLHVAMDFLPRCEIGSEIHDLLTVKGDAHALLDRLRVHAVASTAVGGAVVLLAWLAVV is encoded by the coding sequence GTGAACCGAATATCACGGCTCGGGCTACTAGCCACGGCGGTGCTGGCAGCGCTCTCGGTGTACGCGGCAGTCACGGAGTCGTGGAAACTACTGGGAATCTCGTGGGTGGCGTTCCTCGCGATGGCGCTTGCGGCGCCCCTCGGCGCGCGCGCCGTCGGCGAACAGGCCAACGCCCTCGTGTGGGGGTACGGCCTCGCGAGCGGCGCGATGGTGACGAGCGCGGCGGTGTTTCTCGTCCCGCAGGCCATCGGACAGCACCCCCAGTGGGGCGGGTTCGGCATCGCGTTCGGCCTGTTGGCGGGCTTCGCCTCCCACACCATCGGCCACCGCCTCGCGCACATGGACCTGCCGATGGACCGCACGGTGGCGGAACTGTCGGCGCACGCGTTCTCCGCGGGCGCGATAATCGGCATCATCTACGGCAACATGCCCGAACTCGGACCGCTTCTCGGCGTCGCCATCGTCTCGCACAAGGGTCCGGCGGGGTACGCCGCCGCGCGCCGCCTCGTCGCCGCGGACCGCCCCGTCTCCGTCCTCCTCGTGCCCGCCTCGGGCGTCGGCGTCGCCGCGATTCTGTCGAGCACTATCGCCATCCCCGCCGCCGCCCCGATTCGGGGGCTCGTCTTCGGGTTCGCCGCGGGCGTGTTCCTCCACGTGGCGATGGACTTCCTCCCGCGCTGTGAAATCGGCAGCGAGATTCACGACCTGCTCACGGTGAAAGGCGACGCGCACGCCCTGCTGGATAGACTCCGCGTCCACGCCGTCGCCAGCACCGCCGTCGGCGGCGCCGTCGTCTTGCTGGCGTGGCTAGCGGTCGTCTGA
- a CDS encoding DUF7490 domain-containing protein has protein sequence MNRDAALAGAAVGVVLVALLASVALPGVLADPTEDGPVRPGPVRISEVNIGSDDAQVRGGTVTLSVDTRIEHHGNPTENVTLLVRAVDSESGLVETSRTVDVGTLRDDAETAVTTNVTVERQGGYRIETVLYQDDRRVDESGKTVSGLEALTPAYARSDVRFSETNALPPLSFSVARADAGNNRTTLELAASLTNGGDDRSEDLQVQFVLRQAESNIVAARTTAGVGAIRPGRTATTTARVTVPRDYNYYVDAVLLKDGVVVDSARTAANLDPTKRISVNETETEVELRVEDFEGGGNGGGERPTEAGGEPTDASTPGFGPVVAVVALLASALLARRWTQ, from the coding sequence ATGAACCGCGACGCCGCCCTCGCAGGCGCGGCCGTCGGGGTAGTCCTCGTCGCCCTCCTCGCTTCGGTGGCACTCCCCGGCGTCCTCGCCGACCCGACGGAAGACGGTCCGGTCCGACCCGGCCCGGTTCGCATCTCGGAGGTGAACATCGGGTCCGACGACGCACAGGTGCGGGGTGGGACCGTCACCCTCTCGGTCGACACCCGAATCGAACACCACGGCAATCCGACGGAGAACGTCACTCTCCTCGTCCGCGCCGTGGACTCGGAGTCCGGACTGGTCGAGACGAGCCGAACCGTAGACGTGGGAACCCTCCGCGACGACGCCGAAACGGCCGTGACGACGAACGTGACGGTCGAACGACAGGGGGGCTACCGCATCGAGACGGTCCTCTATCAGGACGACCGCCGCGTGGACGAGAGCGGGAAGACCGTCAGCGGTCTGGAGGCGTTGACGCCCGCGTACGCCCGAAGCGACGTTCGGTTCTCCGAGACGAACGCGCTGCCGCCCCTCTCCTTCTCCGTCGCGCGGGCGGACGCGGGGAACAACCGGACGACGCTCGAACTCGCCGCGTCGCTGACGAACGGCGGCGACGACCGCTCGGAGGACCTGCAGGTGCAGTTCGTCCTCCGGCAGGCCGAATCGAACATCGTCGCCGCGCGGACGACGGCCGGCGTGGGCGCGATTCGCCCCGGTCGAACCGCGACGACGACGGCGCGGGTGACCGTCCCGCGCGACTACAACTACTACGTCGACGCCGTGTTGCTGAAAGACGGCGTCGTCGTGGACTCCGCGCGGACGGCCGCGAACCTCGACCCGACGAAGCGAATCAGCGTCAACGAGACGGAGACGGAGGTCGAACTCCGCGTGGAGGACTTCGAAGGCGGCGGAAACGGCGGCGGAGAGAGACCGACGGAGGCGGGCGGCGAACCGACGGACGCGAGCACGCCCGGATTCGGCCCGGTCGTCGCAGTCGTCGCACTCCTCGCGTCGGCCCTTCTCGCCCGGAGGTGGACCCAATGA
- a CDS encoding universal stress protein, giving the protein MTTYVLGTNSVDRSAKLCDYLADRVADGDTVHAVNSHVGGDRTDAEAMRDGEDALNVVRSRLGAFCTVETHQFVRGNDPATDLLECVEDVDADELVIGIRKRNPTAKIVFGSTAQDVLLNANVPMAVVPLETVE; this is encoded by the coding sequence GTGACTACGTACGTACTCGGGACGAACTCCGTGGACCGAAGCGCGAAACTCTGCGATTACCTCGCGGACAGAGTGGCGGACGGCGACACCGTCCACGCGGTGAACTCCCACGTCGGCGGTGACCGGACCGACGCCGAGGCGATGCGCGACGGCGAGGACGCGTTGAACGTCGTCCGGTCGCGCCTCGGGGCGTTCTGCACCGTCGAGACGCACCAGTTCGTCCGCGGGAACGACCCGGCGACGGACCTCCTTGAGTGCGTCGAGGACGTGGACGCCGACGAACTCGTCATCGGCATCAGAAAGCGCAACCCGACGGCGAAGATAGTGTTCGGAAGCACCGCCCAGGACGTCCTCCTCAACGCGAACGTGCCGATGGCCGTCGTGCCGTTAGAGACGGTTGAGTGA
- a CDS encoding ornithine cyclodeaminase, translating into MTATRTVELEGHIIDSGMMQRAFGIVMDLDGSFEVEEFEVGKHKDKTSYCRMAISADTEDQLQEILHELHQNGANLTDPVDAHVEPAPADRVVPHGFYSTTNHPTEVRYDGEWIDVENIEMDCAIVVEPDPEEGEGPRAYTKVLNGIEEGDLVVTDEAGIRVQPPERPRDSSGPFGFMQGGVSSERPSESLIEQVAEAVEETKAEGGNVLVVAGPALVHSGGAMDLARLIREGYVDMLSAGNGFATHDIEHGLYGTSLGMDMETMEHPRKGHKHHIYTISEVIRAGGIAEAVAEGLVDEGVMYECVQNDVPYVLAGSIRDDGPLPDTITDAVEAQNAIREQAHEADMVLMLSTLLHSVAVGNCLPSNVRVVCVDINPATVTQLLDRGSSQAIGMVTDIGTFVPTLADKILGPASEEEAEAESEYYETDGGGDGDDGDHGGGHGHGGDHGHGGGGYPCGGR; encoded by the coding sequence ATGACCGCGACGCGAACTGTCGAACTCGAAGGTCACATCATCGATTCCGGGATGATGCAGCGAGCCTTCGGTATCGTGATGGACCTCGACGGGTCGTTCGAAGTCGAGGAGTTCGAGGTCGGCAAACACAAGGACAAGACGTCGTACTGCCGGATGGCGATAAGCGCCGACACCGAGGACCAACTGCAGGAGATTCTCCACGAACTCCACCAGAACGGGGCGAACCTCACCGACCCGGTGGACGCCCACGTCGAACCCGCACCCGCAGACCGGGTCGTGCCGCACGGCTTCTACTCGACGACGAACCACCCGACCGAAGTCCGCTACGACGGCGAGTGGATAGACGTCGAGAACATCGAGATGGACTGCGCCATCGTCGTCGAACCCGACCCCGAGGAGGGGGAGGGGCCGCGCGCCTACACGAAGGTGCTGAACGGCATCGAGGAGGGCGATTTGGTGGTGACCGACGAGGCGGGCATCCGCGTGCAACCGCCGGAACGCCCCCGCGACTCCTCCGGCCCGTTCGGGTTCATGCAGGGCGGCGTCTCCTCCGAACGGCCCTCCGAATCGCTCATCGAACAGGTGGCGGAGGCCGTAGAGGAGACGAAGGCCGAGGGCGGCAACGTGTTGGTCGTCGCCGGCCCCGCCCTCGTCCACTCCGGCGGCGCGATGGATCTGGCGCGCCTCATCCGCGAGGGGTACGTGGACATGCTCTCTGCGGGCAACGGCTTCGCCACCCACGACATCGAACACGGCCTCTACGGCACCTCCCTCGGCATGGACATGGAGACGATGGAACACCCGCGGAAGGGACACAAACACCACATCTACACCATAAGTGAAGTCATCCGCGCCGGCGGCATCGCCGAAGCCGTAGCGGAGGGACTCGTCGACGAGGGCGTCATGTACGAGTGCGTCCAGAACGACGTGCCGTACGTCCTCGCGGGCTCTATCCGCGACGACGGCCCCCTGCCCGACACCATCACCGACGCGGTGGAGGCGCAGAACGCCATCCGCGAACAGGCCCACGAGGCCGACATGGTGTTGATGCTCTCGACGCTTCTGCACTCCGTCGCCGTGGGCAACTGCCTGCCGTCGAACGTCCGCGTCGTCTGCGTGGACATCAACCCCGCGACGGTCACCCAACTCCTCGATAGGGGAAGTTCCCAAGCCATCGGCATGGTGACGGACATCGGCACGTTCGTCCCGACGCTCGCGGACAAGATTCTCGGCCCCGCGAGCGAGGAGGAGGCGGAAGCCGAGAGCGAGTACTACGAGACGGACGGCGGCGGCGACGGAGACGACGGCGACCACGGCGGCGGTCACGGTCACGGTGGCGACCACGGTCACGGCGGCGGTGGCTATCCCTGCGGCGGTCGCTGA